TTTCTTTGTCTACTCCGGATgagcaattttatatggataccgGTGCCACATCCCACATAACTCGTTCTCAAGGTACtcttcttccttattttcctttaaagcatcaattCAATAATGCTATTGTTGTCGTTAATGGTAATTTAATTCCAGTTCTTGGTCACGGGCATATTTCGTTTCCTTCTTCCCAAAAATCCTTACCCtcaaaaatgtcttacatgcacctaaacttattaaaaatctcATTTCTGTTCGAAAATTCACTCATGATAATATGGTTTTCGTTGAATTTGATCATTTTGGATTTTCTGTGAAGGATTTGGCCACGGGGAGCATCGTTCTGAGATCTAATAACACAggtgatctttatccttttcCATCCGCACATGGAGCTACTCCTTCATCCTCCACATCATCGGCTTTTTCCGTTTTTTCTTCTAGCATTTGGCATTCCCGTTTTGGACATCCGGGTAATGCGGTTTTAAATTCCTTGTATTCTTCTCGTTTAATTAAATGTAATAAAGATCctcattttgtttgtcattcttgtcctttaggGAAACACATTCAATTACATTTTGTTAATTCTTTGACCATGAGTTCTaaaccttttgatattattcagtGATTTGTGGACATCCCCTATTTCTAGTCCATCGGGATAtaaatattatgttctttttcttgataattatactaattttttgtggacttttcctttatatcgcaaatctcaagtttatgatgtGTTTGTGAATTTCCATATTTTTGTTAACACCCAATTTGAGCTTAATATAAAATCTTTCCAATGCGATAACggggtgaatttgacaataatatgtttCGTCAATTTTGTACTAGCCGAGGCATCTcacttcgtttttcttgtccttACACATCCTCACAAAATGGCAAATCCGAACGCAAAATTCGCTCCATCAATAACATCATTCGCACTCTTTTGTGTCATGCCTCTCTTCCTCcgtctttttggcctcacgccttaaacACGCCACTTATCTCCTCAATATTCTTCCTTCTAAACTTCTTGGTAATCTCACTCCTACTCATGTTCTATATCGTAAGTCTCCTACAAATACTCATTtacgggtttttgggtgtttatgtttttcttttttttcctctACTACTATCCACAAACTTCAACCACGCTCCGCTTCATGTGTCTTTTTAGGATATCCCTCTTCTTATAggggttacaagtgctatgatctctcatcccgtaaaatcattatatctcGGCATGTTCTATTTGATGAGACCACCTTTCCTTTTTCTAAATCACCTTCCTCATCTTCCCCAAACTATCAATTTTTAGATGATAATATTCACCTTCAATTGCTTAAAACAGCCCCTCCACATCCTTCTGGGCCTATCCCATCTTTCAGCCCAACGTATGCTTCCCCCTCCCTCTGCCAGCCTTGTTCAGCTCCTGGGCCTCTCTCTCTATCCGGCCCAGCTACCCTTCCTCAATCTCCATCCTCCCCCTCCTCTACTGGGCATGCCTCCAGCAGCCCAGTCCTACTCCAGTCccctcttctttctctctctcctaCTGGGCCTACCCCAATCAACCCAGCCCCAACCAGCCTAGCCCCAATCCAGTACTCTCCCTCCTCACCACCCTCAACTaggcctgcctcacgcagcccagtCCACCCACCCCTTTCTTCCTCCCCCTTCTCTattgggcctgcctcacgcagcctAATCATCCAACCTCCTCCTTCTTTATCTTCCAACTCTTCATCCTCCCCAGCCGGTATAACTACGCGAAGTAAACTGAAAGTTAGCTATGAAAGAGGAATTTGATGccttaattgagaatcatacttGGAATTTGGTTCCGCGTCCTTCTAATGCTAATATCATTCGGTCTTTGTGGGTGTTTTGTGTCAAGACCAAGTCCGATGGCTCTTTTAAGCGCTATAAagcgcgtcttgttggtgatggtaaatctcaaagggaaggcattgattgtgatgagacttttagtccagttgtgaaacctgcttctattcgcattgttttaagtattgctctttccaggtcttggtctattcatcagCTTGATGTTAAGAATGCTTTTTACATGGTCACTTGACTGAGACTGTTTACATGCATCAGCCTCTGGGTTTTCGTGATCCTACTCGTCCTGATCATGCTTTTCTTCTTCGTAAGTCTCTTTGTGGTCTCAAACAGGCTCCTCGTGCTTGGTACCACcggtttgccacttttgcgacaACTATTAGATTTTCTAACAACATTTCTGATAAttccatttttgtttattgtcatggcTCTGATATTGCTTATCTGCTGTTATATGTGGACGATATTATTCTTACAGCTTCTTCTGATTCACACCGTGAGTCCCTTATgtccaaacttagctctgaGTTTGCCATGAAGGAGTTGGGtcctcttaattatttcttgGGTATTGCTATTAATCGTACTTCTACGAGCCTCTTTTCTCTCAACAACGGTATGCCTTGAAATTCTTGAAAATGCTGGCATGTCTCAATGTACTCCTGTTGCTACCTCCGGCAAACTTTGTGCTAATGCTGGTTCTTCTTGTGAAGATCTTACCTTGTATCGTAGCCTAGCTGGTGCTTTGCAGTATCTTACTTTTACCTGCCCAGATATTTCATATGCTGTTAAGCAAGTTTTCCTTTATATGCATGATCCTCGCattgaacatatggctgctaTACACCGCATTCTTCGCTATGTCAAGGGTACTCTTCACTATGGTCTGCAATTATATCGTTCTAATATTTCGACTCTTTTGTCTTATaccgatgctgattggggtggctGTCCTAACACTCGTCGCTCCACTTCTGGTTACTGTGTTTTTCTGGGagataatttaattttctggTCCGCTAAACGACAACCTACTGTTTCCAAGTCtagtgctgaagctgaatatcgtggtgttgctaatgttgtttctgaaactTGCTGGATTCGCAATTTACGTCTTGAGCTGCACTGTCCTATTACCACAGCTACCCTTGTCTATTGCGACAAACTTAGTACCGTCTATTTTGCTGGTAATCCAGTCCATCATCAGCGCATTAAGCATATTGAGATCGACATtcactttgttcgtgaaaaAGTTAAACGTTGTGATGTTCGGGTACTTCATGTTCCATCTCGTTATCAGATTGCTGACATTTTCACCAAAGGCCTTCCTcaagtattatttgatgattttcgttCCAGTCTCAGTGTCTCTAAACCTTCCGATTCGACTGCGGGGgtgtattagaatattagaatatcttagaataatatcttttgatttcttgcatattttgtataatctttgtgattatgtagaatattaggaaaatatttagttttctaAAGTGTAGTtgtaatcttgtatatattaacaTTGATCTCAATGAAAAAGGCAACCCGAGTCATTCTTACACATGGGTGTGTTAAGTTCAAGTCTTGGGTAGTCTAGCACTTGGCTTGTGCTAGAAACTTGATCATCCGACACGAGGTTAAGTGTGTATGAAATTTGAAAAAGGCTGATTCGACTAGAATTGTCTAGTGGTGCATCTAGGCGTGATTGCTTTGTGAAGTGAGCCAAAGGATCAACATGTGACAATCTGCTATCAACTTTTGATTTCCTGCAAAAGAAAATTAACCTTTTTCCATTAACCATGTGACAAATTTAGGTTTATATTTGGGATGTACCATGTTGGAAGGTCTTGTTTCTTTAGGAATCTATATTTGCTTTACTCGTTCTCTAAGTAGTGTtgaaaaagtatttttaataatatgatGATCATTGCGCCAATAGGGACATGCAATCATTGTATGtcctttgtaataataaatgcACTTAGGCACATACTTTCTTTAAATTGTACTTTTAACAAAGGTGGTGGAAATTTATTAGTGCTAGTTGTTgtaattaattctatttttgttgGAGGACCACATTTGAGAtcttagtatatattaaaattgtgatttaaaattaataaacttgGTTAAGGAGTTGCGTTGAATAGTACATTACGCTTCCAACCTTTTGGCTTCTATGTCAAGCGTAATAGGTTTTCGTTGCGATGCCAAAATGTTGTGTTTCAgattattattttacatttttaaggtttgatagtgttttcaaaatttgtttgtctgTTCTCAtgtgttttgatgatttttAGTAATCCATTACTATTTTCTTCATATTTGCTTGAGGTTTCCTTTAGTTGAATATTTTCCGAGATTAAGGCTTTTCAATTTGAAGCATCAACTAAAACTTCTTTAGGACATAAATTTAAATACTTTAAAGTTACCTCTTCATTTTCATGATTCACCATTAGACATATAAGAGCTTGTCCTTCTTCTGCATCATATTCATTCAACGAATCTGAATCATATTATTTGGCCACTAtaacttattttctctttttttttgttgaattctttattctttttagGAAAATTCTTTACAaggtgatcgaaaacatcacaTTCAAAGTATGTTAGTTTAGgatttttattttgcaaaaaaGATTTACctttacaatattttttgtgaattttttttttctaatcttAATAATTCATTTCAATCCTTTAGAGATAAGAGCAAATGAATCTTGTTTTATGACGAGGGATGTTCAACCTTCTTGGACTTTAGAGCAACATTCATCATGGATGGAATGACATCACCTTTGCCATCATCATAAAGAGTCAATCTCTGGTTGGTGAGTTTTTCAAGAGATCATCCAAAAGTAATGTTCAAAGATCTTGTACCTCTTCAATAGCAGTGATTTTAGGCCCCAATTTGGACTGAAGAAGACATCTTGAAATCTTTCTCAGTTTTTCAACATTTGAATACGTCTTTCCTAAGGAACTGAGCCATTTACTATCAAGGTGGAGCGTGTAAACATTTCATTGAtatattgttttgtttctttttgaacatttcatattgatgcaccagaatattaattttatttcccTTAACTTGACTTGTCCCTTCATAGATGATAAATTTATCCTATATTTCTTTGTCAGACAAGCAAGAAGAAATCCTATTGAATTCAATTCCATCACATATACAACATAGATGATTCATttcttaaaagtttttaaaatagCTTTTAAGTCCGTTGGCTTGAATTTGGATTCACTTGTTGGAACAACGTTGCCATTTGCATCGTTTTTCATTGGAACTTTAAGAccatatttgattatttttcaaAGTTTTATGTCTATCAATTACAAACATCTGCGTTAAGGTCTTCCAATGTGAGAAAGTGGTTTTGCAAAAGAGTGGAGGCCTTGTGAATGAGTGACTTGAGCAAAAAAATCTTCACCTATTAGATCCATAATAATCACTAGATTGTTGATCTTTAATATTAAAATCTGCTCTGTtacaatataaaatttcaataagAGACAAAAACTCTCTAAAGCGTAGTAAATAGAGAGTTTGTccggtttttaatttttctttcgaAAATCGTTTTAAAGGTTTGAAATTTGTTCTAAagaaattatttcgtctgtgaCACATTGTGTGCGGAATAAAagcatataaaaataaattagaaaaaaacacaaaattgtTATCGAGGTTTAATTACAAATAGCCTAGTTTCCGCCTAGGGTTCTCTTAACCCATAAGATTCAAcccttttctttaattcttaaaaCCTTAGAATACTAACAAAATAACTCACTATCTTCAACCCACACAAATATTCTTCCTCTCAATTAACAATTCCtttaaaatgaaagataaaattcaactagtaaaataaaaacaacattTTAATAAATGTTAAACTAGAAGCTTTAATAAACTAGATCTCTTACTTAATACAATGTGAAAACAGAACAAGATAATAAGAGACGTACAAAGAAGAGCTTCAGTGTCATTTCTGATAATGTTTGGGCCCTATGCGAAACATAAAAAAGGCCCTTATATAAGTAAagtttcaatttcttttttttctaaCTATACATcatttaatttctcttttttttcaaTCACGTTAACATCAAacaaatatacaaatttaaaatcatataatgATAAGGTATCTATGCACAAACTAAgttttaataataagaattaacTCAATTAGGACCCTTTAATAAACTGAGATCTAGGTAGACAGATCATACTTGTGCCCCCTTAAGGTGACGGCAAGGAGAAAGACACACActcaatatataccaaaacaaatatgtttttgcaAAGAAATAGTTAAGTGACACACAATGCGTCTAAAAAGATACCTGCAACTAACAACAATTAAAAATGTAATTGAGTCatgatagtaaaaataaataaaaaaacaaaaaagcaaataaataatgaaatgcAAGCAAAATCTTCTGGTGATAATGAAATGCATACACTGAGATTTATACAAAAGCCTTGCTCTAGCTTAAAAAAAACCCACGTAACATTCACTAGACAAATATCGGTATGTATCCGAAATACTAAAGCGAGTAGAAAGGAGTTGAGAGAGAGCTTATAACAGACAACACGAAGTCATTATATATACGTACATTACATAACTCTAATGTCAATAACTCTAATATCATTAACTGACTCCCACCTAAGCAAAGTTTATGGGGTTAGATGTACGAAACCTTAAAGTCCCTTGCTAGTAGGACCAAACTTTCTCTACGAATAGTGTCTTGGCAGTTTGTTCTGGATAACAGACAGGGTGACGATCAGTCTTCTCTCTCAAAGCACTTGTAAAGGATGCTGTCTTGCAAGCACTAGGCAGAGGTCCCTTGTAAGCTTTGCAGACATAACTTATAAAGTCGTCATATTCCTAGATTTAGATAGAATTAGTCATTGTAGTTCTGGAACACTATATATCAGATGATGACAGTATCATTGATGATTCTCACCTCAAGAAGGGGTTCTCCATTCACCACCACCCAGGGCACGTATTCATGGGGAGGTTCAAGTGCAGCAGTAATAGCGCCATACTTTAGATCAAGCTGCATGAACTTAACTTAGTTAAAATCAGTCAAAACAGCATAAACCAGAAGGTATACAAATGAATTATTAGACTGAAAAAAGAAATCTTAAATATCAATGGCTACTGTAACTGGTAATTGGGACATCTAAACATTTTTGCCCAACTGGAAGAAGGGGGGAGAGCAATCAGCAGAGAGGTTGTACTTTGCAAGCCAATGGATTCTGGCATTTGTGCCTCGCGTTTTAGTGACCAAATATGTATGCCAGCTCAGAATTTGAGAAATATATCAATTACTAGCGTGGCCACTAGCCAGTGCAACAGCAGCAGACTAGGATTACTTTCCAATGTTTTACACCTCCATAAGGATATAACAGTCATCCCAATCTCCCTAACTATGTATATCCGTCTACCAGTTTCTCTTGCAATCCTTCCGAATAAGAGTTGCACCACTCTCACCCCCCAATTACTTGGCATTAGTATAATTGAATTATCAATCACAAGCCATTGCTATCACGACCTCAATCCTAACATAAGGTGCATCTGCCTATTGTTTACAGATGAAATGAGTACAACAAATGTTACTCATCCTACTAGCCAAAGTTAGAAATTTGTCTTTGTCACATACCATCTAGCAACTACAATAGCAGTCTATCTAGTATAACACTTTTTCAGATGAAAAGGAAGCCTCTACTCAACAAAATATAATAGTATACACGTATAACCTGTCCTAATACTTGAGACCAAAATGGAAGTAATATACTTCTCTTCCCAACATAATGACTAATAAAGCTGTTTTTCTAATTCTTAAAAGCATTAACTGAAGCACACGAGTATTAATTATTGTAGCTGTGTCAAGATAAGCCAACTAGGCGTGAAATCTAAACATTTCCTCCTTTTCGTgagaatatattatttatggaCATGATAAAGGCAGAACTTGAGGTACAGCTTACAAAGCTCTACAGTTACACAGCAAGTTTGTTTGCAATCTTTCTATTATCAACTAGGTTAACAATCAATAGATGACAAGCACCTTATTTTGAGACAATAAGGACTGACACCTCCATAGTAGTTCATAATTCATGAAAAGACAATCAACTATATTTAACATAATGGTGTTTCTCCACAATAAACCAGTCCAAGTTGAAGGAAGCAAAATGTATGCTTGGCATCTGAAAACTGAAAACTTGCAAAACCTAAAAAGGGGTTTAATGTTTACACAATGttaaaatttaatcataaaAGAAGGCTGACCTTGTTGCCATATTCACCCTGGTAGCAACCAAGAACAGGTTCTGGATCCAAACCCAACTCCCGGAAACAACTTTCCCATTGAAGGTGCTTCCCCTCATAAACCAGCGTCTCAACACAGAGTATAAAAGGAAAATGGTCATCCTGTAAGCGAGTTGCATTTGTGTCAAACATTAGTTGTTGAGTTGAATAAAGCACATCCATTATCCACACAACTACACACTCAAACAGTCGACCAAGTCAACACGAACCTTTACAAAATGATTAAGAAAGTCACAAAACAGATTCAATAATTTTCACAAAGAAACAATTTACAGCAATTAGCAAAGTGCATACAGAAATTCAAATGAAACTATCTGAAATGTAAGCATCTAAATGCATCCATCCATCCCAAAAATAGGGGGAAAACGCATCAATAAACATAAACCTCAGACTCAGGGTCAATTGACCCACTTAAATTGTTATATTCcatgaaaatatttttgattttgaaatatttttgtatgaaattgaCAATTAGCTCCCTTAAAAAGTTTATAATATCAGTATGACACTTTGTTAAATCTTCAAAATTTAGGTTCACTATATGAGCTTATCAGTTCTACAATTGAAGGTTCCGTATCTAGAATTAGTTCTAATGAAAGAAGCCTAACATACAAGATTGAGGCATTTGAGATTAGGACACATGAGTGAAAGGGGTTTATCCGAGTTGTCCAAGTAATCAAGCAGTTGGTTCTATGGAATTTTGTAAGAATTGTGTATTCGGTAAACAAAGAAGGGTTAGCTTCAAATAGGCCATACATAGGACAAAAGAAACACTTGATTATATCTATTCAGATTTGTGGGGTCCTTCAAGGTTGTCATCCATAGGTGGTTCTAGGTATTTACTTATGATCATTGATGATTACTGTAGGAAAGTATGGGTATTCTTTGAAAAGTAAGGATTAGCTCTTTGGGGAATTtaaataatagaaaacaataatAGAGAAGAAAGTCAGAAAGCAATTAAAGAGATTGAGAACGGATAACAGGCTTGGATTTGTAAAAGAATAAGTTCACCAATTTTTGCAAAAAGATCGGTATTTTTCAACACAGGAGTTATGCAGGGAGACCTCAACaaatggagtggtggaaaggatGAATAGAACTCTAGTAGATTAGGCTCGGTGTTACCATGTTAAGTTGTGTAAAAATTTGGAACCAAAGCGGTCAAGACGACGGCTTATTTGGTGAATAGATCATCTAACACCACTGTTGGGTTGAAAATGGCGGAAGAGATGCGGTTGGGTTCTCCCGTTGACAAATCCGAAATCATaatctttggttgtcctatttatGTTTATGTGAACAATGGAAAATTAGAGCCTCGTGTTAAGAAGTGTATGTTCTTGGGTTACATGAATGGGATCAAGGGATATAGATTGTGGGATTCTAGTGCATCAAGCGTTATCACAAGCCAAGATATTACTTTCAATGAGTCCTTATTTCTTCATGATGAGAGCTCGATTATGGGCGATAAAGGAAGTCGACACAATTGACATGAAAAGAGATAGCGGGGATGATACTTATGGGAAAGTTGTAGATGATGATCTTGATAGCGATGATAGTGTGACACCTCAAGTAGGTGCACTGGTGGAGACGTTCCTTCCTCTTACTTCTCTAGGAAGTCCACTAACTCTAGGAAGGAAAAATTGCATATCTTTCAAGACAAAGCATTGCATAAGGGAGACCTAAGAGACAAGTTAAGGCTCCCGTTCGTTTGGATTTTGAAGATGATGAAATAGGTTGGAACAATTAGATGTTAAGACTTCATTTTTGCATGGTGAGTTAGAAGAGGAAATTTACATGAGGCAAGCCGATGGCTAAGGGTAAAAAAGATCATGTTCGTTTGTTGAAAAAGTCATTAGATGATCTTAAGCAATCACCTCGACAAAATAATTGTATGATTGAACAAGACTTTGCAAGAAGTGAATATGATTGTTATGTTTACTTGAAAGAAGTGTGTAGTGGTTCTTTGTTATATCTTTTGCTCTATGTTGAACGTTGATGATATGCTTGTAGTAGCAAAAGACATGTTAGAGGTGAAACTGGTGAAGACTATGTTGAAGGGAAGAGTTTAAGATGAAAGACTTCGGGGATCAAAATGAAGTTTGCGCTTATCCTAAGAAAAGTACATTGAGAGAGTTTTGGAGCGATTTTAAATGACTCATGCAAAACCTATCTCAACTCCTTAGGCAATAGGCAATCCTAGCTCAAAGGAGGACAATGATTACACTTCATCGTTTCCATATATCAATGCGACGGGGATCATCATGTATGCAATGGTTTTTACTCAACTCGACAGAGCTCAAGTGGTTAGTATTGCAAGTAGATATATGTCAAATCTAAGTAAGACACATTGTCTTGCGAACCAGTGGATCCTTAGGTATTTGAGGGGTATCAC
The sequence above is drawn from the Amaranthus tricolor cultivar Red isolate AtriRed21 chromosome 5, ASM2621246v1, whole genome shotgun sequence genome and encodes:
- the LOC130813195 gene encoding gamma-interferon-responsive lysosomal thiol protein-like, with product MAPVLRRILTLLAITTILQWRLATSNSAQKVSLDLYYESLCPYCSDFIVNDLSTIFMNGLIDIVDLRLFPWGNAKLTSNTTFICQHGPAECMLNTVEACAIDAWPKLDDHFPFILCVETLVYEGKHLQWESCFRELGLDPEPVLGCYQGEYGNKLDLKYGAITAALEPPHEYVPWVVVNGEPLLEEYDDFISYVCKAYKGPLPSACKTASFTSALREKTDRHPVCYPEQTAKTLFVEKVWSY